In Solanum pennellii chromosome 7, SPENNV200, the following are encoded in one genomic region:
- the LOC107024783 gene encoding WAT1-related protein At1g25270-like — protein sequence MGKICDKVHGLKPIIMMVFIQIGYTGMTLLYKLASNDGMSLRILIAYRFLFASATVLPLALYFDRKSRPKMTWMVMLLAFLSALFGGSMPQNLFAASLVLTSATFATATLNLIPGITFIIATFFRLEKLDLKTREGKAKVLGTLIGIGGAMLLTFYKGLEIKTWSIKLDLKGHVAASHQIQKPYAHILGPILAICSCFSSAVSLIFQV from the exons ATGGGGAAGATTTGTGACAAAGTGCATGGTTTAAAGCCAATTATAATGATGGTGTTTATACAAATAGGTTATACAGGAATGACTTTATTGTATAAATTAGCATCAAATGATGGAATGAGTTTAAGGATTTTAATTGCTTATCGATTCCTCTTTGCTTCCGCTACCGTTCTTCCTTTAGCTCTCTACTTTGATAG GAAGAGTAGGCCAAAAATGACATGGATGGTAATGTTGCTTGCGTTTCTTTCTGCACTCTTTGG GGGTTCAATGCCACAAAATTTGTTTGCAGCAAGTTTAGTCCTAACTTCAGCAACTTTTGCTACAGCTACACTTAATCTCATACCCGGCATTACTTTCATTATAGCCACATTCTTTAg GTTGGAGAAGTTGGATTTGAAGACAAGGGAAGGAAAAGCAAAAGTGTTGGGTACATTAATTGGAATAGGTGGGGCTATGCTTCTCACTTTTTACAAAGGCTTGGAAATTAAAACTTGGTCAATTAAACTTGACCTCAAAGGACACGTGGCAGCCTCTCATCAAATCCAAAAACCATATGCTCATATTTTGGGTCCTATTTTGGCTATTTGTAGTTGCTTTTCCTCAGCAGTATCCCTCATTTTTCAGGTATGA